Part of the Pseudodesulfovibrio hydrargyri genome is shown below.
ACCCCTCGTGAAAGCCGTTGTGGGCGTGGAACAGGGGGGTGGGCATGAGCAGGGCGGCGGCGGTGATGACGCTGAAGGTGCGCCTGCGGAGTACGGCCGGGTGGCTCGGCGGGAAATATTCGTAGAGGTGGCGGAACTCCATGTTGTCGGCCACGGCGATGCCCAGGTGCTGGACCCGCCCGGCGCGCACGGAGTCGTCTTCCGGGAACAGGAGCAGGGGGCCGACCCCGGCCAGTCGGCGGTCGGCTCGCAGCCCGTCCATGAGCGGCGGCAGCCAATTTTCCGTGACCCGGGTGTCGTTGTTCAGGAAGAAGAGGTACGCGGCGGAAGCGGCTTTCGCGCCCGCGTTGCAGGCCTTGGCGAAGCCGAGGTTCCCGGGCAGACGGTGGTGGAGGAAGCTGTCGCCGAACAGGGTCTGGCCCAGGGCCGGGGCGGCGGTGGGGGTTTGGTCCGTGGAGCCGTTGTCGGCCAGGACGACCTGGAAATCGTCACCCGGGGTGTGTTCGGCCAGGGAGCGCAGGCACGCTTCGGTCAGGTCCCAGCCGTTCCAGACCGGGATGACGACGGACAGTCGGAAGCGGGATCGGGCCATGTCGCCTAGCCCATTTCGGGTTCGCCCTTCCAGGCGAAGAGCGGGGTGAGCGGCTTCATGTTGACGAAATCCACGCGCACGGCCACGAACGCGCCCAGGGCCGGGGGCAGGATGTGGCCGTTGGCCAGGTTGGACAGCGTGGTGGATTTCCAGGTCTTCATGGGGCCGGCCAGGACCGAGCGGGCCAGGGTGGGCCGAAAGCCCGTGGCCCGGTGGACCAGGTCCTGCATCTCGCACCAGGTGAACCAGTGCGCCCGGGACAGGGAGGTCTCGGTGCCGCGCACGTTCATGTAGTAATAGAGGGAATTCTTGTTCAGGAAGCCGATGAGCAGCCCCTTTTCGGCCACGCGCGCGGCCTCGGCCAGCATGGCCTCGGGCTCGCCGGAGAATTCGAGCACGGACCAGAGCAGGGTGTAGTCGAACTCGTTGTCCGAATAGGGCATGTGTTCGCCGTGGCCCACGTGCAGCTCGGCCCGGTTGCCGAACCGCTGGCGCGCGGCCGCGATCATCTCGGGCGAGCGGTCCAGGCCGGTGACGTCGAGCCCCATCTGGTAGAGGGTTTCGAGGAACAGGCCGGTTCCGCAGCCGATCTCCAGGATTTTGCGCTTGCGCCGGGGCCACCCGGCCAGGACGTCCTGGAGCAGCATGACCTCCCGGTCCAGGGCGTAGCGCCCCTCGGGGGTGTCGAACCATGCTTCGTATCTATCCGGGTCCCAGCTCATGTCGGCGTCCTTGATCGGTTTCGTCCTCTCCGGAAAGTATGACCATCATACCCCTCCCTGTAAATAGGGGGGCCGGAAAAGTTGGACGAATCCGTCCGAAACGCGCCGGTTGCGGGGGGGGGGTTAGCGTCCGCCGCGCCGTCCCCGGCCCATGCCCTGGCCGCGCCCGCCACGGCCCTTGCCGAAGCCTTGGCCGTGTCCGCCCCTGCCGCAGCCGCGTCCGGGACCGCCGGTGGCGGGGTCCTCGCGCAGGGAGGCGACGAGCTTGCCGAGGATGGAACGCAGCTGGTCGCGCTCTGCCTGGTCCAGGCAAGCGAACAGGCTGTCCGTGTCGTCGCCGTTGTCCGGGACCAGGGCGCGGGCCCGGTCTGTGGGAGAGATAATGAAGCCGCGCCGGTCCTCGGGGTTGCGTTCGCGGAGGATGAGTTCCCGGTCCTCGAGCTTGCCCAGCAGCTCGCTCAGGGAGGAGGAGCGCACGTCGAGGATTTCCAGCAGCTCACCCTGGGGCATGGGCCCGTTTTCGAGCAGGATGGACAGGACGAGGTGCTGGGCGTGGTGCGAAAAATCGCGGCGGTGGGAGGCGCGGGCCATGAGCCGGGAGGCCAGGCGGAAGAGCCCGGCCAGCTCGGCGTCGCTTGCGGGATTGTCGGGCGTCATGGCTTAGCGCACCCTCGCGGCGTACCGTTCGCCCTTGGGGCAGGCGGGCGCATCCAGGGGGCAGTGTTGCTCGCACAGCGGGCAGAACCCGGCGTTCGGCCCGAAACCGTCAGCGGTGTCCATGGCCGTCCGGAACGCGCCGCCCCGGCCCGGCCGGAACCGGTTCAACCCCATGCCGCACGGCCCGCGCCCCATCCGGCCCTGGCCGTAACTCGGCCCGAAACCGTTGCCAAAACTCTGACCGCAGCCAAAGCCCTGGCCGTACCCGCCGAAGCCGCCACCGGCCCGGTTTTGTCCGCGCCCCTGCCCGCGCCCGAATCCCTTGTTCGACCGTCCACGGCCCATGCCGAAACCCATTCCCTGGCCGTTGCCGCGCCGTCTCCGGCCCTGCCCGTCATTGCCTCGACCGAATCCTCGGCCGCCGTATGCGTCGTTGTTCCATCCGAACATGATCTTACTCCTTTCGGTTCATGGTTATGGCACCCAATTGGGTAGGTACCTTCCTTTTATCCACGAATATAGTCCCCCGATCCCGCCTGTCAAGATAAAAAGGTACCTTCCTATTTGGTTTCTTTATTCCGCATTTTGCATCGAATGCAGAACCGCAAGAAAAGCAGTTTCTTAAGTTGTTTCCACAACCCCGCGAAGCGGCACAAAAAAGTTTGGAGGGCGAGAGGGGATGGGGGGGTCGGGGGAAGGGGAGAGAGGGAACCCTTTCCCAAAGGGTTCCCTCTCTCCCCTTCCCCCGTGACTTTAGTCCGTCTGGATGTTGTAGGCCTTGAGTTTGCGATACAGCGAGCTGCGTTCCAGGCCGATGGCCTTGGCGAGTTGGGAGATATTGCCGTCGAACTCGCGCAGTTTGGCTTCGAGGAATCGGGCCTCGAAGTCGGCGCGGGCCTGTTTGAGGTCGGCCGGGCCCTGGCTGATGAGGTCGTCCATGGGGCTGGCCTGGGCGGTGGGGGCTTCCGGTTCCGGGGCGCGCGGCGCGGGCTTGAACTCGGGCGGCAGCCGGTCGGCGGTGACGGTGTCGCCGGCGAACATGATGAACATGCGCTCCACGAAATTCTTGAGCTCGCGCACATTGCCGGGCCAGCGGTACTGCGTGAGCACGTCCAGGGCTTCGGGCGCGAAGGCGATGGGCTTGAACCCGTGCTGGCGGACCAGGGTGTCCATGAAGTCGGCGATGAGCAGCGGGATGTCCCCGGCCCGGTCG
Proteins encoded:
- a CDS encoding class I SAM-dependent methyltransferase — its product is MSWDPDRYEAWFDTPEGRYALDREVMLLQDVLAGWPRRKRKILEIGCGTGLFLETLYQMGLDVTGLDRSPEMIAAARQRFGNRAELHVGHGEHMPYSDNEFDYTLLWSVLEFSGEPEAMLAEAARVAEKGLLIGFLNKNSLYYYMNVRGTETSLSRAHWFTWCEMQDLVHRATGFRPTLARSVLAGPMKTWKSTTLSNLANGHILPPALGAFVAVRVDFVNMKPLTPLFAWKGEPEMG
- a CDS encoding MarR family winged helix-turn-helix transcriptional regulator, yielding MTPDNPASDAELAGLFRLASRLMARASHRRDFSHHAQHLVLSILLENGPMPQGELLEILDVRSSSLSELLGKLEDRELILRERNPEDRRGFIISPTDRARALVPDNGDDTDSLFACLDQAERDQLRSILGKLVASLREDPATGGPGRGCGRGGHGQGFGKGRGGRGQGMGRGRRGGR